The window TATTGTAGGTGGCTGATGGGCTCCGCCTCATTCGAAAGCTGAATTCCGTCAATAATAGACAACTCCCTGGCTCTAGTCAATAGCCTACTCAGTAGTTCCCCCACCATAATAAACAAGTAAGGAGCCAAAGGATCCCCTTGACGCAGCCCTTTCGCCGGGGAAAATTCACGAGATGCTACTCCGTTTATGAGCACGGACATTCGGGTTGAGCATAAAATGGCCTTAATCCAGGAAACCCATTGGCGCCCAAAACCCATTGCGTCCATGACGTGAAGCAAACAAGTCCAATTGATCGAATCGTAGGCCTTAGCAAAATCGAGCTTAATTATCAATCCATCAGATTTGGACGACTGTAAAGTGTGAATAATCTCATTGATCATGAATATCCCATCACTAATATTACGACCCTTGATGAACGCGGATTGGGACTCCTCAATCAAACAATCCATTCTAAACTTAACTCTATTGGCAAGTACTTTCAGCAGTAGTTTGAATACAGAGTTTATCAGGCTTATTGGTCGATAATCAGAGACATGCTGGGGGGCCTGTGTTTTTGGTATGAGCACAATAAATGAGGAGTTAGCCCCATATGGAACCACCCCTAAATTGTGAAAAGAGTCAAAGAAAGCCTTAATCTTTTTCCAGATGTGAGGCCACAAGTGTTTTATCCAGGCACCATTCAACCCATCCGGTCCTGGCGCTTTGTGCCCTCCCGACTCAGATAAAGCTAACCATATTTCTTCAACTGAAAATTCCTTTTCAATGCTACGACTCGCTTCCTGGGATAATCTTCGGACAAATAATCCCGAGCAATCAAACAGCAGTTCATGATTTTTATCcgaaaaaaattctgaaaaatgttGAACTATTTCAGATTTTATTTTCTCGGGGTCCGAAGAGATTCCCCCCTTAGTCTGAAGATGAGTAATAGAGTTAGAATGTTTTCTAATTCGAATAGCCTGGTGAAAGAAACGTGTATTGGCATCGCCTTCCTTGGCCCATTGGACGCGAGATTTTTGTTTTAGAATTTCAACTTGAAATTTGTAACATGAGCTCAGTTCTTGCTGCACCTTCTTTTTGTCCTGGTTAACATCCAGCTGTGAATCCAGCCGCTTCGTCTCTGCTTCTAACGCCAGGACCCTACTCTGTAAAGCATCTCGCCAAttaatactccaatgttttaaCTCTTTTTTGAAATTTCTGAGCGACGAAAAAACCTCATTATTACAattattcttttgggagaagaCTCGATCCAGAACCGTGATCATATCTGGGTGGGAAATCCATGTATCAAAAGCTTTAAAAGTCTTTGGCCCCCAATCTGCCTTTTCCACATACAGAGAAATAGGGCAATGATCCGAGTTCCTACGATGCCAAGATTTGGCCACCCAAGAATTATCCCCCATCCACAGGTCATTGACAAAAATATGATCAAGTTTACTCTTTCTGTTAAAGGGACCAAACCACGTAAATTCCACTCCGACCGGATTTATTTCAAGCAAATTGTTGTTTCTGAGAAAGGCATTGAAATCAATAATACCTCTAGAGCTGAAATTACAATTGGCTCGATCTTCATTCGCCCGAACACAGTTGAAGTCACCCATCAGGCAAATCGGCTCATTATTAAACCTTACTATTAATTCTGATAATTTCTCCCAACACAACTGCTTATCTTTGATGTCAAGCGGCCCATATACGTTTACCACATTTATAACATCTTGACCTCGAAATTTTGCCCTCAGCCAAATCCAATTTTTAGTCTGGAAACTTTCGGACACATTGAGGAGTGATTTTTCCCATGCAATCATTAGTCCTCCTGATAAACCAATTGCTCGTTCTACCAGGTAACTATATTGCATAGATTCCCAAAACAGCGCGATGAACTCTCTATCTGGATCACTACATTTGGACTCTTGAATCAGAATAATTTGTGCTCTGGATTCCAAAAGAAGTCTTTTACAATTGCTACGAGCCACCTCATTGCAGATGCCTCTGATATTCcaactaattatatttgtatcaaTCATTAAACTGAGTTTAGATGAGGTATAGTACCTGAGAATTGCGAACTACTGGCAGAGCCTCTCCGTTATTAAGTCTAACATACGGGGTTTAGGCATCAGGGGGCGAAGACCCACTGAAGTACCTAAATTCCATATTTCCTCCGCTGGTGAAAGAGGCTCTGAGAATAATATCGAAGTTTGTGCACCACTCTTAATGTTCCTCCTCGATTTTTTCTCCACCTTTCCTGAATAGTTCCACGGACGAACATACAATCCTGGGATCCATTGAGCAGGTTTATACTTCTTTTTAGAGCCTCGCAATTTGAAATCAAAGAAATTTAGGGACCTGACTTTACGTGATCGACCTCCTCTCCCCTTGATCTTGAGCCTAGACAGAAAGTTTGCAGTCGATCCTTGATCCTCAAATAAAGGATCCAGTGTAAATTCAGCCTCCTGGCACGAATTAAAAGATTCCACACTCCCCTTCCCACTTTCATCATCAGAAAAATTTATATCTCTCACACTCCAGTTATCCATTTTCCCCGTGTTCTTGTCGTCACCCTCATCATCATGAGACCCGTCCCCCCCATTCGAAAAAACATCCATCTTACCAACTGGCTCATTAAATTCAAATGGAAACACTTCTATATTCCAGTTTTGCACACGAAGGTTACGATAATCTATCTCCTCCACTATAGGATCACACCGACGTAATTCAGAATCGGATTCCATACCCATCTGAGATATATGGTCCGAGATAGAAGGATCTTGGGGGGTCATCTCTCTATATTGACTATCGTTCTGTGGATGATTACCCTGAGGGCTATAAGATCCCTCGGTTTGGTTGGAATATGAGCTGTGGACCGAAACATGTGACTGAATGCTGTGATTAGACAGCACATCTTCAAAAGTTTGGATTCCAGCTTGAACTGAATGGGTGGATAACTCATCATGTTCCCAACTCCTCGTAGGCGCCCCTGCACTAGAACTGGATTGCGCAACCATCCTTGGGCTGTGAAGATGTGGGTCAAAAGAGCAAGGATCAACCCATTTCTCCTCCGTCACCACCACATTATAGGTCGTACCCAATACTTGTACCTCAATAGATTCAGAGATTTCCTGAAAAACTGAAGTAGAAATACAGATTTGAGGGTTCACCACTTGCTGGTTTCTAATGCAACTAACCCCTTTGCTAATCAGGGACCCCCATCTAGAGACAatcccctccaaaatagaatctGAATACGCACATACCGGGAGGCCCTGGAGTCTGATACCAGTCAAACGAGGTAAAATAAAATCACTTATAGTGACATCCCTAATTGATAGAATATCCAAACCTGAATTTGAGAGATCCAGGGTAGTCTTACAGTCCTCATCATTACAAGTGAGAATGAACACCAATGGGCCTAATTTTAAGACATCTAGATGAAAATATCCAGCCGCCACCAGCAATTCCGACATTGAATCCGGCGCATAGTCCATAGCTACTTCAATTCGAACACTACGACTAATTCTTTCCATCCACTCCTTCACACTCTCAGCTTGAGGATCCGTAGGCAAGGCGCCCATATGGGCTAATTGCTCCTTATCCTTCTCATCAGGGATGGGATTATCCTTGCTAACTTTAGGTGAATTCTTGAGACCTCTGCCACTCTGTGGTTTGCGAGAATTATTAGCCCAGTCACAGGAGATCTTCGACCCTTGAATAAATAGGTCTTTAGCCTTTTGTAAGAAGATCTGGGCCTCTTGAGGGGAAAACATCTTAATAAATCCATATTTCCTCCTACTACAATCCTTGTTGACAGGAAGAATCACGTCCTTAATTCGACCAAGCTTTTTAAAAACTCTCCATAGATCCACATAGCTTATATCGTCCTTAAATCCTGTGAAAAAAATGTCCCTCGTTTTGCCCTTGCCAGCTCCACCCCCTTCTTTAGATACAGGCCTTGAGTTAACTCGTTTTGGGGGCGGTGGATGAAGCTTAGCCGGAGACGCCAGAAGAGATTCTTTATAAGACTGTCCGGATTTTGTAGCGCCCTTTAAGGAAGCCTCATGAATTTGAAGGAGGGCATCAGAAATCGCTTTATCAGAGTTGTATACAACCCCTTGGATCGTGGTTTTATCCACAACAGACTTATTGGCGAAAATGAAATTTATCGTTGCTACTTTAGGACAGAAATTACCAGTATCAGGAATCAATTTCTCCTCTGTAGAGATAGCTGGTGTTTCCTCTACTGGCTTCTTACCCGACTTAAGAGAACAACGACGAGCGCGGATGGAACCATAGTGGATCTGATTCAGAGCCATTCTAACAGCATCATTATTCCTCGTCAAATCTTGAATTAGAGTATTGGGATGAACTAAGTGTCTATTAGCCCAAATGAACTCCCTCGTGATCTTCTCAGTATCTAGATTCGCCATTTCCGCAAGATCAACATCCTGAAGCTTCAGATTCATAGCTTTTACCCACCATCCATTGTTGTGAAGAAACCTGTGTAGACCCCATAGAGCCTCCTCATCACCCTGTAGGCATTCGGTAATTAGAGTGGGGGGGGAGACTTTAAGAAGGTAATCTACTCTTACTAGAGCTGTCCGAATTAGCTTGGAGTTGCCCTTCCGGATGGCGTCAACCATTTCGTTTTCAAGGAGGAACCAGTGCTCAAAAACTCTCTGAGACTGCTTATCTGTGATGTTCCTCTCAGCCTGCGAGTCCTTTTGTGCTACACTGGCGTCCCTGCTTCCCGATTTGTTGTCCCCAGCCGATTTACCAACTCTCAATCCTGTTCCTCCCTCCGATTGAACTCCGATTTGCTGCTGTACGAGCCATCCTTCATCACCCCTTCGACCTGCAAATTCactatttgaattttgaaattttgaaaagttCTCTCTCctagctctcttctctctcctagCTCTCTCCATTGTTTTATGACTAAGTCAATATCGTTGATAGTCTTAGTATCCCAACAATTACACACCATGATATATTTAATAGAAAGAATTACCATAAAAATTATCttatcatattatgaaaaattatcatTCTCACTTTCATAAAATAACTTTCACGTGGCAAACAGTAAAAGACAACTAAATACAATGTGATCCGGCTCTTAtactatttattattaaatatattttaatcaaattcaACTTGAATCGCTCGCGAGTAACTCGAACCCTGTTCgtttttagatgattattaagTAAGGTTATTAAATTTTCCCTTAACACAATAAAATTAAATCTGGAATTGAATTTAATAAAAGAATTGAACTTGATTTAGTCGTTTATAGCCATGcctgttttatttaaaaaataaatatttcatttatgctattttatattgttactAATTCGAAATTATTATGTGACAAGAGAGTTCTacaaatttctaatttattaaaacatATTCTCGATAATCCCCaattaattattacaaaatattttattaattaaactcTAATTTAACCAAAAAGATTTGATTCATTAAAAATTtccaataattattatattaatcttAAATCAGTAGATCAATCAATTAATTACGTTTCCGATTTCCGTAATTATAGATAAAACAGATAAATAGAAAAATGAATTGCTATTCtcgaaaagaaaattaaaagaatgCTATCAccatttttgttgtttattaGCATCACTGGCATCTTATCTCGAAAAATGTGATAAAAATCTTGAAATGATAAAATATGGATAAAACGCAAATATCGTGAAACACACACCTGTAAATAAAATTGGTAAAACTCCCACCTCAGCAGCTAATTGCAGACCCCGTTTCTGTATTTACGATTACGCACCGACTGACATTTATCGTTAAATTATGTATATGCTGACATTTGATATGCACAGCAGCAAAGTAGACATCGAAGAACATGATTAATTTGCTCTTAAATAATCTACTACGCAAGTAAACTGTGTCAATGATTAAACTGAAATGTCGGTGCTGTAATAGAATAGTATTACTCACACTTAAGATTACTCacacttataaaattataatgaatctCTTTACATATTATATTCATTTTCTATTATATCCACAATTATTGTATTAGTTCAACAATTATTATATAAGTTCATTATACACAGCAATAGAagtttatattaaaatgattaatataacaaaaagtttctttaaaagtaattttcaatttgtagaataaaatttttattttagataaattcggtatttttttaaattgtgcGGACCGACGAGTGACTTGTTTGGTTTACTACTACTGTATATTACTAGTAGACTATGCTCGAGGGCCATGTGGGTGAATGCGATGTATAATTGAAATACAGctcattttaaattatagttaGCCAATCTATTCTACTACTATCTTTTCCCTCATTTGACATTCTTATAATATACTCGCTCAAATAGCAAATTGCCAGTGTTATTCCAGATCTACTTTCATTATTAAACTACCCTTATTCGATTAGTAAAAATCTTGAAACGAGActtagcattctcaactttttataataaaaataatcgaTTTTTTGTCGGAAAAAGTCGGAAGTGGCTCTTGCCTGACAGGCATTTAGGGACTGCTTGACAACAGCTTAAAAGCCggcttctgggtttataagttagaagcacttatttcgtattatttgtgtaataagtcaaagaAGTACTTTATAAAAAgctaagtgggtgtttgggaagggagcttctgggcttaaaagctCAGAAGCCCGCTTCTTTCTTTTTGTGGTGCGTTTGGCAATCAGTCTTAAAGCACTTAATCACACCAAAAGAAGCTGAAGAAAAAAGCTTCAAAATACAGCTTTTTTTGATATGCAGCTTATGCTTTTTTCAGACGAACTCAGCGGCAAAGTAATCCAGGCAAACAAGAAGCTAGTAATTAGCTGCATTGCATGTTTCTGTCATGCTAGATTGTTGCTATTATTCTTGCGAaactatttcatatattaataataaaagatacTTTTgtacttatattaaataaatataagtattaaataaatgatgtacctttttatttgtattatcaacagttattaatttttcttttgttgcagagtttaaaatattgaatttgtaaaatatttcatgtattaataattaaaggtcttatattattataatttattttttaaaagaaaataaattattatattacaaaattactaaACTAtgtcaacttataagttaagttatccaaacacttaaaaacttataagtcacggtatccaaacacttctcATAGCTTATAAGTTCAGaccaacttctcacttctaatccacttctttattttaagcaataagtcgcttcttttaagcccagccaaacagcccctaagaatgctagttttttgtttcagaaaatctacttatttctcaaccctttaatcacttatgagtcttaagaagcacttatttttaAAGTCACTCAAACGGCCCTTTAGTCTTTAAACACaattacaatatttataataaatatcaaaaataccaTTACATATCATGCTATCTATactaatttcattatatttgttttgatttCATGAAAAAGCAggaaaaatttgttttataatcGTTTTTCACCCAAACCTAAATATTAACCTCAAAATTCTTtccaaaaatcataaaataaatcgAGATATTAAGTACGAACTTATCTTATCCGTGTGGCCTCGCTCTGCATGACATACAGTTTTTATCTTCTCAGGTCTCGCTAGTCACCACCGTGACAAACTCATAATAttactcaaaataaaaaataaaaaataatttaataacaaaaaCAAGTCACGTTATAGCAACCAGCTCTCCTCCCTCCTTCCCCACCTTTAAATACCGtaattatacacacacatatacatacaaaaatcTCTTCATCTCATTTCCTCTCACTCACACTCCACCACCTCAATCACCTGTACACACACCTATACATACAGATACACTCTGCAATGGCGTCGTCGGCGGTCAGGCTAGATCTGGACGGAAATCCAATTCCGGCGATAACGATTTGCATGATCGGCGCCGGAGGTTTCATCGGATCTCATCTCTGCGAGAAGCTCATGTCGGAGACGCAGCACAAGGTCCTGGCTGTTGATGTGTATAATGATAAGATCAAACACTTGCTTGAACCGGACAGTTTGCCGTGGAATGGGAGGATTCAGTTTCATCGCATCAATATTAAGAACGATTCGCGCCTCGAAGGTCTCGTTAAGATGGCGGATCTGGTAATTTCGGTCTTTCGtgtgtttttttgtttaattttgtgaTTTTTGATGTGATTTTAGGTTTTGTGCTGGTTTTGGTTGTGATTTGTGCATTTGTGTTGGATCTGGAGGTGTTTTGGTGGTTCGTTAAGCTCCGCATTGCTTTGTTTGCTTGTGATTATGTTGTATTGTTAGGTTATGCTTTTAAAATTCTCGGGGTGTTCGATTTTGCTCTAATTTTAGTTCTGGTTTGAATTTCTCGTTTAACTTTGATTTAGCTGCTTATTTTGAAAGAGGAACGTGAACAGTGTGAATTACGTGATTTATTTCGAAGAATTTGTTTAACTGTCGATATGTCTTATTAATTACTGTAGTTGATATTTGTCTGCTTAAAATTCATATTGTTTGTGATGATATGTAGGTTTAGTTCAATTATAAGATTGTTTATGGCAGAATTTTTTGTTGATTTGAACTTTGAATCTTGTCGTTTAGGTTTGAATTATATGTCTAAAGCTTGTTAGCTTTGTGAGCtgaaattatttgtttattttttatgcaGACTATAAATCTTGCAGCAATTTGTACTCCAGCGGATTACAATACGCGTCCTCTTGATACGATCTACAGCAACTTCATTGATGCTCTGCCTGTGGTATGATGTTTGTTTTTATTGGTTGGTGATCATTATCTATCATCAAAGTCTCTTTATGTGGAATGTGTTGGTTGATTTGTTTATTATATCCATTTAAGATCTGGACTTAACTTTATTCTTCTTACCTTAGGTGAAATACTGTTCAGAGAACAACAAGCGTCTTATTCACTTCTCCACCTGTGAAGTCTATGGAAAAACAATCGGTAGTTATCTCCCGAAGGACAGCCCCCTGCGCAAGGTGAGGCTTAGCTTTTGATATATGTAATCATGTTGGCTACTAATATTCTATTCCTATATATTTTGCATCTTTAAGTAGTACTGTAATAAATCTTTGGACTTTGCTGCTGTCCGGATCATTTTGTCGATAAATCATCCATGTTAAAATCTTGCAGGATCctgcatattatattctaaaagaGGATGAGTCCCCTTGCATTTTTGGCTCAATAGAGAAGCAGAGGTGGTCTTATGCATGTGCTAAGCAATTGATTGAGAGGCTAATCTATGGTTAGAATCGAAAAGGTTATGTTGTGTTTGTTTCATGCCATCCTTATATCGGTTTATGACACCCCTATTCATGTTTGACAGCTGAGGGTGCAGAAAATGACCTCGAGTTTACCATTGTGAGACCTTTTAACTGGATTGGTCCCAGAATGGATTTCATACCCGGTATTGATGGTCCCAGCGAGGGTGTTCCTAGGGTCCTGGCTTGCTTCAGTAATGTAAGATCAATCCTCATCTCAGTTTTACTTTAGGTTATGTTAAGCGTAAGTACTGATATCAGTTTCTTTTGTTAAATATCTAGAATCTCTTGCGTCGTGAGCCACTCAAGCTTGTGGATGGTGGCGAATCACAGAGAACTTTTATCTACATTAAGGATGCCATTGAAGCAGTCATGTTGATGATTGTGTgtaacttgtactttcattttatctatttaatatttggcTATATGACTAGGTTCTGAATTAATCGAATGCCCATATTTCAGGAAAATCCAGCCCGGGCTAATGGTCATATATTTAATGTGGGGAACCCTAACAATGAAGTTACAGTGAGGCAGCTTGCTGAAATGATGACCAAGGTAGACGAGATAGTCTTCTACTCAAATTTGATCAATTCAGATATCAATTATCTTAGATGATCAGAGTTTTCTATTTGACTCATACTTTACGTATGGCAGGTGTACTCAAAAGTAAGTGGAGAACCATCTATTGATAGTCCGACCGTTGATGTATCCTCGAAAGAATTTTATGGTGAAGGTTATGATGACAGTGACAAGAGAATTCCAGATATGACTATCATTAACCGGCAACTTGGTATTACTTTTTTCTTGTACATTTTTTAATTGTCTACGAAGAAATTTTGAGAGCTAGTAATAAATTCTTgcaatatttatatgttttatggAATTTAACCAGGTTGGAACCCTAAGACATCACTCTGGGATTTGCTTGAGTCGACTCTGACATACCAACACAGGACATATGCTGAAGCTGTCAAGCAGGCTATTGCTAAACCACTTGCAACTTAAAGATAGGAAATGTTGTACTGGTTTGCTCATATACCAGTTCCATGTTATGTGTGCTACTACTCTCAGGTGTTTGAGTCTCTGCAAGGActtcaaatatatcaatatagTCACTTCTTGTATAATCTACATTCTGCAATTCTTTTGGTCTTTCTTGTGTTCATTAGTAAGTAATAGTTGATGCAAAAGTTGTACCAGTATTGTCCGAGTAGTTTGTATGGAACTTCCATAAGCCTTATTTTGCATGTAAGGCTGAATTGAAAGCTTCGGTAATACATTTTCATAGGACATGTCATTTCTTTCTTATACTAGTTCTCCTCTCATATTGGTTATTTATGATTCTCAATACAAGTGTTAGTATTATGAAATTGATCTTGGTAATATGAAGAATATACTGTGTTCTGCTCCCATGTTGTTTATGTATACAAGTATTGGTATTATATAATTGCAGGTGGTAATATGAAATACTTTGGGAGCTTACATTAATGCTTTAGAAACTCTCTCAATTTTCTTATGGGCTTCTCCTAGAGTAATCTTTCGGAAGCTTACGTTAATGCTTTAGAAACTCTAATTTCCTTATGGGTTTCTCCAGGGTAATCTTCTGAATTATAGGGTATTTAGAATTTGAGATGTCAGTAAAACAAAAAAGGATATAGTATTAATCTGTAATGTAGTTGacgttaagtgaccaattcttcCAATACCTCACGGTATTAGGAGGAGTGCTTATAAGAATTATATACTAGCAGGAGTGCTTATAAGAATTATATACAAACAGTCGAGCTCTTAAGAATTATATACTAGCAGGAGTGCTTATAAGAATTATATACTAACAGTCGAGCTCTAAACCATTGACGCCCGAGAGAGTGCTTGTGGTTGCTGTATTAGAAAACATAGAACCAACAATATGCATAATGGTGAAGAACACAGAACAAGGTCAACGAAAATCGATGCAAAATGGCTTATCATGTAGGAGGAAGACTGATATTTGCAGAACCAAGCTGTGGGGCTGGTTCGTCTACTTGTCTATTTTAGGGTGCCACTATAATCTGAGCTG of the Daucus carota subsp. sativus chromosome 4, DH1 v3.0, whole genome shotgun sequence genome contains:
- the LOC108219376 gene encoding UDP-D-apiose/UDP-D-xylose synthase 2; this translates as MASSAVRLDLDGNPIPAITICMIGAGGFIGSHLCEKLMSETQHKVLAVDVYNDKIKHLLEPDSLPWNGRIQFHRINIKNDSRLEGLVKMADLTINLAAICTPADYNTRPLDTIYSNFIDALPVVKYCSENNKRLIHFSTCEVYGKTIGSYLPKDSPLRKDPAYYILKEDESPCIFGSIEKQRWSYACAKQLIERLIYAEGAENDLEFTIVRPFNWIGPRMDFIPGIDGPSEGVPRVLACFSNNLLRREPLKLVDGGESQRTFIYIKDAIEAVMLMIENPARANGHIFNVGNPNNEVTVRQLAEMMTKVYSKVSGEPSIDSPTVDVSSKEFYGEGYDDSDKRIPDMTIINRQLGWNPKTSLWDLLESTLTYQHRTYAEAVKQAIAKPLAT